From one Streptomyces spiramyceticus genomic stretch:
- a CDS encoding SGNH/GDSL hydrolase family protein, whose translation MPNAERTFIRYVALGDSQTEGLGDGDDTTGLRGWADRLAEHLAAVDPRLQYANLAVRGRLARQVHAEQLVPALALRPDLATVVAGVNDLMRPKFDAAEVVGHLEAMFAAIGATGAHVATVTFPDIGKVVPLARPLRPRVYELNSRIRAAAARHGVTVVETAQHAFATDPRIWSEDRLHLSSLGHERFAAAAAHAVQLPGSDDTWTRALPQGPAAPTGLRAANAELRWLAAYLGPWLARRVRGRSSGDGRTAKRPQLLAVPVDPDERTGGFAR comes from the coding sequence GTGCCGAACGCTGAACGCACCTTCATCCGTTACGTCGCCCTCGGCGACAGCCAGACCGAAGGCCTCGGCGACGGCGACGACACCACCGGCCTGCGCGGCTGGGCCGACCGCCTCGCCGAGCACCTCGCGGCCGTCGATCCCCGCCTCCAGTACGCCAATCTGGCCGTACGGGGCCGCCTCGCCCGGCAGGTCCACGCCGAGCAACTCGTACCCGCCCTCGCCCTGCGCCCCGACCTCGCCACCGTCGTCGCCGGGGTCAACGACCTGATGCGGCCCAAGTTCGACGCCGCCGAGGTGGTCGGTCACCTGGAGGCGATGTTCGCCGCTATCGGCGCGACCGGGGCGCACGTCGCGACGGTCACCTTCCCCGACATCGGGAAGGTCGTGCCGCTCGCCCGTCCCCTGCGCCCACGCGTGTACGAACTCAACTCGCGCATCCGCGCCGCTGCCGCCCGCCACGGAGTGACGGTCGTCGAAACCGCACAGCACGCCTTCGCCACCGACCCGCGCATCTGGAGCGAGGACCGGCTGCACCTCAGCTCCCTCGGCCACGAACGCTTCGCCGCCGCCGCGGCCCACGCCGTACAGCTCCCCGGCAGCGACGACACCTGGACGCGCGCTCTGCCCCAGGGCCCCGCAGCCCCGACCGGCCTGCGCGCCGCGAACGCCGAACTCCGCTGGCTGGCCGCGTACCTGGGCCCCTGGCTCGCCCGGCGCGTACGCGGCCGGTCCTCCGGCGACGGCCGCACGGCGAAACGTCCGCAGCTGCTGGCGGTCCCGGTGGATCCCGACGAGCGCACCGGCGGCTTTGCGCGCTGA
- a CDS encoding helix-turn-helix domain-containing protein: MAARVSPTERQKRLGAEVRKMRTSAGMSAEVAAGLLGVDRSKISNIEQGIRAISEERLRTLACNCDCADEKYIDALVEMTGPQKRGWWERYRGSLPSGLLDIAELEANASRMRSAHSVHIPGILQTSDHALAVFRVVVPPLPEHEVALRLAHRVERQQVLEGNFSPEYVGVIHEAALRMQFGGPVVARAQLEHLLALSEREHISLLVIPFQAGAFPGAGQTVNYAEGPVAQLDTVQIDSAHGPDFLYGEAQLAKYRAHLDWMERIALSPEASRDFIHDIARHI, from the coding sequence ATGGCTGCGAGAGTCTCCCCGACAGAACGCCAGAAGCGCCTGGGAGCCGAGGTGCGGAAGATGCGTACGTCAGCGGGAATGTCCGCCGAAGTCGCGGCCGGGCTGCTCGGCGTCGACCGCTCCAAGATCTCGAACATTGAGCAGGGGATTCGCGCGATCAGCGAGGAGCGGCTGCGCACCCTCGCTTGCAATTGCGACTGTGCGGACGAGAAGTACATCGATGCTCTGGTCGAGATGACGGGGCCGCAGAAGCGAGGCTGGTGGGAGCGGTACCGCGGCTCGCTTCCGTCCGGCCTGCTGGACATCGCCGAGTTGGAGGCCAACGCCTCGCGTATGCGGTCGGCTCATTCCGTCCACATCCCCGGGATACTCCAGACCAGCGATCACGCCCTGGCTGTCTTCCGTGTGGTGGTTCCACCCCTGCCAGAGCACGAAGTCGCCCTGCGTTTGGCGCACCGAGTGGAGCGCCAACAAGTCCTGGAGGGCAACTTCTCTCCCGAGTACGTCGGCGTCATACACGAGGCAGCCCTGCGCATGCAGTTCGGCGGCCCGGTCGTCGCACGCGCCCAGCTTGAGCACCTGCTCGCGCTGTCCGAGCGGGAACACATCAGCCTGCTGGTCATCCCATTCCAGGCCGGAGCCTTCCCTGGTGCTGGGCAGACGGTCAACTACGCCGAAGGGCCGGTCGCGCAACTGGACACCGTCCAGATCGACAGCGCACACGGTCCCGATTTCCTCTACGGCGAGGCCCAGTTGGCGAAGTACCGTGCGCATCTGGACTGGATGGAGCGGATCGCGCTGTCACCTGAGGCGTCGCGGGACTTCATCCACGACATCGCACGTCACATCTGA
- a CDS encoding DinB family protein, with amino-acid sequence MTWTAPDAIRTDGPLAANERVMLEGFLGWYRSTLLQKCAGLTGEQLAVASVPPSNLTLLGILRHMAKVERTWFRQRFAGEALDPMYEPTQGKDADFEVLESAKACDDYARLVEECRLADAAAAGASLDDTFTHGGEVYSLRLVYIHMIAEYARHIGHADLLRERVDGVTGA; translated from the coding sequence ATGACTTGGACCGCACCCGACGCAATCCGCACCGACGGCCCCCTCGCAGCGAACGAGCGCGTCATGCTCGAAGGGTTCCTCGGCTGGTACCGCAGCACACTGCTGCAAAAGTGCGCCGGCCTTACGGGCGAACAGCTCGCCGTCGCATCCGTACCGCCGTCCAACCTCACCCTGCTCGGGATCCTGCGCCACATGGCGAAGGTCGAACGCACCTGGTTCCGCCAGCGGTTCGCCGGTGAGGCGCTCGATCCGATGTACGAGCCGACGCAGGGGAAGGACGCCGACTTCGAGGTCCTGGAGTCGGCGAAGGCCTGCGACGACTACGCCCGCCTTGTCGAGGAGTGCCGCCTGGCGGACGCGGCTGCCGCAGGGGCGTCGCTCGACGACACCTTTACGCACGGCGGCGAGGTGTACTCGCTGCGCCTCGTCTACATCCACATGATCGCGGAGTACGCCCGCCACATCGGCCACGCGGACCTGCTGCGCGAACGCGTCGACGGCGTTACCGGAGCCTGA
- a CDS encoding ATP-binding protein, with protein sequence MPPHIRTALCPVSAEPRTGPYLRRRRPDDGLALSLTVPCVPRSAAIVRNAMTSALHAHSLDRYGLPATVAATELVLTATKLTPEEDLYLSLRHRDNALRLVVWDQHPHHASPVAVSLCEERRRRSLWLLAAVVEDWGGDWGVGEARPPHSGTKSWVVLPR encoded by the coding sequence ATGCCTCCGCACATCCGCACCGCGCTCTGCCCCGTCAGCGCCGAGCCCCGGACCGGCCCGTACCTGCGGCGCCGCCGCCCCGACGACGGGCTCGCGCTCAGCCTCACCGTGCCGTGCGTACCCCGCAGCGCCGCCATCGTCCGTAACGCGATGACGTCCGCACTACACGCCCACAGCCTCGACCGCTACGGCCTGCCCGCGACAGTCGCCGCCACCGAACTCGTGTTGACCGCAACGAAGTTGACGCCCGAGGAGGACCTCTACCTCTCCCTCCGCCACCGCGACAACGCACTCCGCCTGGTCGTCTGGGACCAGCACCCGCATCACGCCAGCCCCGTCGCGGTATCCCTCTGCGAGGAACGGCGGCGACGTTCCCTCTGGCTGCTCGCTGCGGTGGTTGAGGACTGGGGTGGTGACTGGGGCGTCGGCGAGGCGCGCCCGCCGCACAGCGGTACCAAGTCATGGGTCGTACTGCCCCGTTGA
- a CDS encoding DUF402 domain-containing protein → MTTESASVLVDMRKYDGSLSAQWTADRLGEDEYGVWLGTAQGVPIGSATGGWTSRFAYVMLVPRGQWWTATFCADPGPEMYCDVCTVPEWNADGTVLRTVDLDLDVVRPRGGGARIEDEDEFAEHRVRYGYPDSVIGKARQTCEWLMEAGCRDGDGVEPFASVYRYWLGLIG, encoded by the coding sequence ATGACCACAGAGAGCGCCTCCGTGCTGGTCGACATGCGGAAGTACGACGGCAGCCTGAGCGCGCAGTGGACCGCTGACCGGCTCGGTGAGGACGAGTATGGCGTGTGGTTGGGCACGGCGCAGGGTGTCCCCATCGGTTCGGCCACGGGCGGCTGGACAAGCCGGTTCGCGTACGTGATGTTGGTCCCGCGTGGTCAATGGTGGACGGCCACGTTCTGTGCGGACCCAGGCCCCGAGATGTACTGCGACGTGTGCACGGTGCCCGAGTGGAACGCGGACGGGACCGTCCTGCGCACGGTGGACCTCGATCTCGATGTCGTGCGGCCTCGTGGCGGCGGGGCCCGTATCGAGGACGAGGACGAGTTCGCCGAACACCGAGTGCGCTACGGCTACCCCGACAGCGTCATCGGCAAGGCCCGGCAGACCTGCGAGTGGTTGATGGAGGCGGGCTGTCGCGATGGTGATGGCGTCGAACCCTTCGCCTCGGTGTACCGCTACTGGCTCGGCCTCATCGGGTAG
- a CDS encoding PIN domain-containing protein, whose product MGRGAGQLSHGIVLLDSEGLSKFIDSDPRVTGLIRAAQSKDALVAVSNLTLIEAWHSKIRMDRLRWHVSRLEVLPVTEAITWQAIDLLRNANLHGHKYAIDSVVAATALGYTGPRIVVTSDVDDINKLCGDRVRAVGV is encoded by the coding sequence GTGGGACGCGGAGCAGGCCAGCTGAGTCACGGCATTGTTCTCCTCGACTCCGAGGGGCTCAGCAAGTTCATAGACAGCGATCCGCGGGTTACCGGGCTCATTCGCGCCGCTCAGTCCAAGGACGCCTTGGTCGCCGTCAGCAATCTGACTCTGATCGAAGCCTGGCATTCGAAGATCCGCATGGACCGGCTCCGGTGGCACGTATCCCGCCTGGAGGTGCTGCCTGTCACGGAGGCGATCACGTGGCAGGCCATCGACCTGCTCCGCAACGCGAACCTCCACGGACACAAGTACGCCATCGACTCCGTCGTGGCAGCCACAGCGCTGGGGTACACAGGTCCACGGATTGTCGTCACCTCGGACGTGGACGACATCAACAAGCTCTGCGGCGATCGAGTACGAGCCGTCGGCGTCTGA
- a CDS encoding PadR family transcriptional regulator has product MALRHAVLAALLVGDGDDKRSECSGYQLAKAFDVGVANFWHALPQQLYAELAKLEKEGLVSGREVVQESRPNKRLFHVTDAGLAELEAFAAAPSKPSFIRDDLLVKVQATDSFADTGPVIEQLEERASIAEAKIELFGKLLRKMRGELDEEEFLRSGERVGPYLTCLRGLSLEQETRDWALRIAAVLRERRTTRAER; this is encoded by the coding sequence ATGGCCTTGCGACATGCCGTACTGGCAGCACTGCTGGTCGGCGACGGAGACGACAAGCGCAGTGAGTGCAGCGGGTACCAGCTCGCCAAGGCGTTCGACGTCGGCGTAGCGAACTTCTGGCATGCCCTGCCCCAGCAGCTGTACGCCGAGCTGGCCAAGCTGGAGAAAGAAGGGCTGGTCAGCGGCCGAGAGGTGGTCCAGGAGTCGCGCCCCAACAAGCGGCTGTTCCACGTCACCGACGCCGGCCTCGCCGAGCTGGAAGCCTTCGCCGCCGCCCCTTCGAAGCCGTCGTTCATCCGCGACGACCTGCTCGTCAAGGTCCAGGCAACCGACTCCTTCGCCGACACCGGCCCGGTGATCGAACAGCTCGAAGAGCGCGCATCCATCGCCGAAGCCAAGATCGAGCTCTTCGGCAAGCTGCTCCGCAAGATGCGCGGCGAGCTCGACGAAGAGGAGTTCCTGCGCAGTGGCGAGCGAGTCGGACCGTACCTGACCTGTCTGCGCGGCCTCTCCCTCGAACAGGAAACCCGCGACTGGGCCCTGCGCATCGCCGCCGTCCTGCGCGAAAGGCGGACGACCCGTGCCGAACGCTGA
- a CDS encoding nuclear transport factor 2 family protein has translation MEKTVERFRTAIEKGDLAALEGLFTPDIRLYSPVKFTPFEGRPMVMGLFGVLLRTFEDFRYVGEFDGTAETSADGTASPSAVLLFRTVVDGKAIHGIDLLHFDEAGLIREFTVMVRPQSAVHALGAAVLAGLVADGLVPAPAAAQ, from the coding sequence ATGGAGAAGACCGTCGAACGCTTCCGCACCGCGATCGAGAAGGGTGATCTCGCGGCGCTGGAGGGCCTGTTCACGCCGGACATCCGCCTCTACAGCCCGGTGAAGTTCACGCCCTTCGAGGGCAGGCCGATGGTGATGGGGCTCTTCGGCGTACTGCTGCGCACCTTCGAGGATTTCCGGTACGTCGGGGAGTTCGACGGCACGGCCGAGACGAGTGCGGACGGCACGGCGAGCCCGTCCGCCGTGCTGCTCTTCAGGACCGTGGTGGACGGCAAGGCGATCCACGGCATCGACCTGCTGCACTTCGACGAGGCGGGCCTGATCAGGGAGTTCACGGTGATGGTGCGCCCGCAGTCAGCGGTTCACGCCCTGGGGGCGGCGGTACTGGCGGGCCTCGTCGCCGACGGCCTGGTTCCCGCCCCGGCCGCAGCCCAGTAG